The following is a genomic window from Aminivibrio pyruvatiphilus.
TGTCCTGGGGCCCGACCGGAAACGGGGCATGGTCTTTCAGGAGTATTCCCTCTTTCCCTGGCGGACCATCGAAGAGAATGTCGCGGCAGGGCTGGAATTCGCAGGGATACCGCCCGCCGGGCGCAGGGAGCGGAGCCTCCGGTTCCTGGACCTGGTGGGGCTTTCGGGTTTCGCCCATTCACTCCCCCACGAACTTTCGGGAGGAATGCGCCAGCGGGCTGCGATTGCCCGGGCGCTGGCCGCCGACCCGAGGATTCTGCTTATGGACGAGCCCTTCGGCGCCCTGGACGCCCACACGCGCATTCTGCTGCAGAAAGAGCTGCTGAGAATCTGGAGCGCCTCCCGGAAAACCGTGGTCTTTGTCACCCTGGATTCCCGGCCATTCATAACGAGGTTGCCGGGGAAATCACTATAAACCAAGTAATGATCGCACTTTGACAATCGTCGACTTGACCACCGCA
Proteins encoded in this region:
- a CDS encoding ABC transporter ATP-binding protein, with translation MEAMNICKTFTSRAGKELRALDYVSLAVREGEFVCLLGPSGCGKSTLLRILAGLETAFEGTVSSEGERVLGPDRKRGMVFQEYSLFPWRTIEENVAAGLEFAGIPPAGRRERSLRFLDLVGLSGFAHSLPHELSGGMRQRAAIARALAADPRILLMDEPFGALDAHTRILLQKELLRIWSASRKTVVFVTLDSRPFITRLPGKSL